A region of Syngnathoides biaculeatus isolate LvHL_M chromosome 20, ASM1980259v1, whole genome shotgun sequence DNA encodes the following proteins:
- the abcc9 gene encoding ATP-binding cassette sub-family C member 9 isoform X2, which translates to MALSFCGNNRNKSGYNVDDGVLNNGCFLDALNLVPHVFLLFITFPILFIGWGSQSSKVQIHHNTWLHFPGHNLRWILTFSLLFVHVCEFAEGLVSNKMMDTNHLHLFVPAFMGFVAATTSVVYYHNIETSNFPKLLLVLFIYWVLAFITKSIKLWKFVVYNVGTPQMRFCITLLLVLLYGLLMAVEVNVIRIRKYVFFANPQKVKPPEDLQDLGVRFLQPFVNLLSKATYWWMNPLIIGAHKRPIELKKIGKLPIAMRALTNYLRLKDAYEDQRTAENPERAPSIWRSMYRAFGRPILLSSTFRYLADLLGFAGPLCIFGIVKNLTQEEVGANAAAAPDKIRERYFGVHFMLSTELLQNPSVLAVLLFLALVLQRTFLQASYYVTIQTGINLRGALLAMIYNKILRLSTSNMSMGEMTLGQINNLVAIETNQLMWFLFLCPNLWAMPVQIVMGVILLYYFMGWSALVGASVIVLLAPVQYLIATKLANMQKSTLEHSTDRLKKTSEILKGIKLLKLYAWENIFCGSVEETRGKELTSLKTFALYTTMSIFMNAAIPIAAVLVTFVMHVFNTKTGPSPEKAFATLALFNILVTPLFLLSTVVRFAVKALVSVQKLGEFLQSDEIGDDTWRNGEMSAPSEAARKHPAATKAINRKQPLRYQMDNYEQPSRRKMRPSETEDVAVKVSDGCFTWGSNLSTLTDINIRIPTGQLTMIVGQVGCGKSSLLLAMLGEMQSISGRVHWSNKNRYSVAYATQKSWLLNATVEDNITFGSPFNKQRYKAVIDACSLQLDIDLLPFGDQTEIGERGINLSGGQRQRICVARALYQNTNIVFLDDPFSALDIHLSDHLMQDGILKFLQDDKRTVVLVTHKLQYLIHADWIIAMKDGSVLREGTLKDIQTHDVELYDHWKTLMNRQDQELEKDMEQDSQTTLERKTLRRAFYSREAKNQVDDEDEEEEEEEDDEDNSSTITNRRSKVPWKVCLCYLSSGGFFMVFLMMSSKLLKHSVIVAIDYWLAIWTSNRTNQTMALGPNGTCQIHVAGGNATLPGVVRLEDSFYLTVFMVLCAAGITLCLITSLTVEFLGLSAATKLHHNLLNKIIHAPLRFFDITPLGQILNRFSADTNIIDQHIPPTLESLTRSTLLCLSAIGVISSITQTFIIALVPLAVAFYFIQKYFRVASKDLQDLDDSTQLPLLCHFSETAEGLTTIRAFRHEARFKQRMLELTDTNNTAYLFLSAANRWLEVRTDYLGAVIVLAAAGASIWGLDCGQPSGGEVGLALTYALTVTNYLNWVVRNLADLEVQMAAVKKVNSFLSTESENYDGSMDSSQVPETWPQEGEIKIQDLCVRYDPMLKPVLKHVNADIQPGQKVGICGRTGSGKSSLSLAFFNMVDIFEGKIIIDGIDICKLPLQTLRSRLSIILQDPILFSGSIRFNLDPERTCNDERLWEALEIAQLKNMVKALPGGLDAVVTEGGENFSVGQRQLFCLARAFVRKSSILIMDEATASIDMATENILQKVVMTAFADRTVVTIAHRVHTILTADLVIVMKRGNILEYDKPETLLEQEDGVFASFVKADM; encoded by the exons ATGGCCTTGTCGTTTTGCGGCAACAACCGGAACAAGAGCGGCTACAACGTGGACGACGGGGTTCTGAACAACGGCTGCTTCCTGGACGCCCTCAACCTGGTGCCTCACGTCTTCCTGCTCTTCATCACCTTCCCCATCCTCTTCATCG GGTGGGGCAGCCAAAGCTCCAAGGTGCAAATCCACCACAACACGTGGCTCCACTTCCCGGGACACAACCTCAGGTGGATCCTCACCTTCTCGCTGCTCTTCGTTCACGTCTGCGAGTTTGCCGAGGGCCTCGTGTCCAACAA GATGATGGACACCAACCACCTGCACCTGTTCGTGCCCGCCTTCATGGGCTTCGTGGCGGCCACCACGTCGGTGGTCTACTACCACAACATCGAGACCTCCAACTTCCCCAAACTTCTCCTCG TTCTGTTCATCTACTGGGTTCTGGCCTTCATCACCAAGTCCATCAAGCTGTGGAAGTTTGTGGTGTACAACGTGGGCACGCCGCAGATGCGGTTCTGCATCACgttgctgctggtgctgctctACGGCCTGCTCATGGCCGTCGAGGTCAACGTGATCAGGATCAGG AAGTACGTTTTCTTCGCCAACCCTCAGAAGGTGAAGCCCCCCGAAGACTTGCAGGACCTGGGGGTCCGGTTCCTGCAGCCCTTCGTCAACCTGCTGTCGAAG GCGACGTATTGGTGGATGAACCCCCTCATCATCGGCGCCCACAAGAGGCCAATCGAACTGAAGAAGATCGGCAAGCTGCCCATCGCCATGCGGGCTCTCACCAACTACCTGCGGCTTAAAGACGCCTACGAGGACCAGAGG ACGGCCGAGAACCCGGAGCGAGCGCCGTCCATCTGGCGCTCCATGTACCGCGCCTTCGGGCGACCGATCCTTCTCAGCAGCACCTTCCGCTACCTGGCCGACCTGCTGGGCTTCGCCGGGCCGCTCTGCATCTTTGGCATCGTCAAGAACCTGACGCAGGAGGAAGTCGGCGccaacgccgccgccgcgcccGACAAGATTAGG GAGAGGTACTTTGGCGTCCACTTCATGCTGTCCACCGAGCTGCTCCAGAACCCCTCGGTTCTGGCCGTCCTGCTCTTCCTGGCGCTGGTGCTGCAGAGGACCTTCTTGCAGGCGTCGTACTACGTCACCATCCAGACGGGCATCAACCTGCGGGGAGCCCTGTTA GCCATGATTTACAACAAAATCCTGCGTCTGTCCACGTCCAACATGTCCATGGGCGAGATGACGCTGGGCCAGATCAACAACCTGGTCGCCATAGAGACCAATCAGCTCATGTGGTTCCTGTTTTTGTGTCCCAATCTGTGGGCGATGCCTGTGCAG ATCGTGATGGGCGTCATTCTCCTGTACTACTTCATGGGTTGGAGCGCGTTAGTCGGCGCGTCCGTCATCGTTCTTCTGGCTCCGGTCCAGTACCTCATTGCTACCAAGCTGGCCAACATGCAGAAGAGCACACTG GAGCACTCCACCGATCGCCTGAAGAAGACCTCGGAGATCCTGAAGGGCATCAAGCTGTTGAAGCTTTACGCGTGGGAGAACATCTTCTGCGGCAGTGTGGAGGAGACGCGAGGCAAAGAGCTGACCAGCCTCAAGACTTTTGCTCTCTACACAACCATGTCCA TCTTTATGAACGCCGCCATTCCCATCGCTGCTGTTCTGGTG ACCTTCGTCATGCACGTCTTCAACACCAAGACCGGTCCCAGCCCCGAGAAGGCTTTTGCCACACTGGCGCTCTTCAACATCCTGGTCACGCCGCTCTTCCTGCTTTCCACTGTTGTCAGGTTTGCCGTCAAGGCCCTCGTCAG CGTCCAGAAGCTGGGCGAGTTCCTCCAGAGCGACGAGATCGGAGACGACACCTGGAGGAACGGAGAAATGTCCGCTCCCTCGGAGGCGGCCAGGAAACACCCTGCAGCG ACCAAAGCCATCAACAGGAAGCAGCCGCTACGCTACCAGATGGACAACTACGAGCAGCCGTCCAGGCGGAAGATGAGACCCAGTGAGACGGAAGATGTGGCCGTCAAG GTGAGCGACGGATGCTTCACCTGGGGAAGCAACCTGTCCACGCTGACCGACATCAACATCCGCATCCCGACAG GCCAGCTGACCATGATCGTGGGCCAGGTGGGCTGCGGGAAGTCGTCGCTGCTGCTCGCCATGCTGGGCGAGATGCAGAGCATCAGCGGCCGCGTCCACTGGAGCAA CAAGAACAGGTACTCGGTGGCCTACGCGACCCAGAAGTCCTGGCTGCTCAACGCCACCGTGGAGGACAACATCACCTTCGGGAGCCCCTTCAACAAGCAAAG GTACAAGGCGGTGATCGACGCCTGCTCGCTGCAACTGGACATCGACCTGCTCCCCTTCGGAGACCAAACGGAGATTGGAGAGCGA GGCATCAACCTGAGCGGCGGACAGCGTCAGAGGATCTGCGTGGCTCGAGCGCTCTACCAGAACACCAACATCGTCTTCCTG GACGACCCCTTCTCGGCACTGGACATCCACCTGAGCGACCACCTGATGCAGGACGGCATCCTCAAGTTCCTGCAGGACGACAAGCGGACCGTGGTTCTCGTCACCCACAAGCTGCAGTACCTCATCCATGCCGACTGG ATCATCGCAATGAAGGACGGCTCCGTGCTGAGGGAAGGAACCCTGAAGGACATCCAGACGCACGACGTGGAGCTCTACGACCACTGGAAGACGCTCATGAACCGGCAGGACCAGGAACTGGAGAAG GACATGGAGCAGGACAGTCAGACCACGCTGGAGAGGAAGACCCTCCGCCGAGCCTTCTACTCCAGAGAAGCCAAGAACCAGGTGGATGATGAGGACGAAG aggaagaagaggaggaagacgatGAGGATAACTCATCCACCATCACGAACAGAAGGTCAAAAGTCCCGTGGAAG GTGTGTTTGTGCTACCTATCCTCCGGTGGCTTCTTCATGGTCTTCCTCATGATGTCCTCCAAGCTCCTCAAGCACTCGGTCATCGTGGCCATCGACTATTGGTTGGCCATCTGGACCTCCAACCGCACCAACCAGACCATGGCGCTGGGACCCAACGGAACATGCCAGATCCACGTGGCCGGCGGGAACGCCACTCTCCCCGGCGTCGTCAGACTGGAG GACTCCTTCTACCTGACGGTGTTCATGGTCCTGTGCGCGGCTGGGATCACGCTGTGCCTCATCACCTCCCTCACCGTGGAGTTCCTCGGTCTCTCCGCCGCCACCAAGCTTCACCACAACCTGCTCAACAAGATCATCCACGCTCCTCTCAG GTTTTTTGACATCACCCCGCTGGGGCAGATCCTCAACAGATTCTCAGCGGATACAAACATCATCGACCAA CACATTCCGCCTACGCTGGAGTCTTTGACGCGTTCCACCTTGCTTTGCTTGTCTGCCATCGGGGTGATTTCCTCTATCACGCAGACCTTCATCATTGCGCTGGTCCCCCTTGCTGTCGCCTTTTACTTCATACAGAAGTACTTCCGGGTGGCCTCCAA agaccttcaggacctggatgaCTCCACACAGCTTCCACTGCTGTGCCACTTCTCCGAGACGGCCGAAGGTCTCACCACCATCAGAGCCTTTAG ACACGAGGCCCGCTTCAAGCAGCGCATGCTGGAGCTGACCGACACCAACAACACGGCCTACTTGTTCCTCTCGGCCGCCAACCGCTGGCTGGAGGTCCGCACG GACTACCTCGGCGCCGTCATCGTGCTGGCCGCAGCCGGGGCGTCCATTTGGGGTTTGGATTGCGGTCAGCCTTCGGGAGGCGAGGTGGGCCTGGCTCTCACTTACGCCCTCACG GTCACCAACTACTTGAACTGGGTGGTGAGGAACCTGGCCGACTTGGAGGTGCAGATGGCGGCGGTGAAAAAGGTCAACAGCTTCCTGAGTACTGAGTCTGAAAACTACGACGGATCCATGG ATTCTTCGCAGGTGCCAGAGACGTGGCCTCAAGAAGGAGAGATCAAGATCCAAGACCTGTGCGTGCGCTACGATCCCATGCTCAAGCCCGTGCTCAAGCACGTCAACGCCGACATCCAGCCGGGCCAGAAG GTGGGGATCTGCGGCCGCACGGGAAGCGGCAAGTCCTCGCTGTCCTTGGCCTTCTTCAACATGGTGGACATTTTTGAAG GAAAGATCATCATAGACGGGATCGACATCTGCAAACTCCCCCTGCAGACGCTCCGGTCTCGCCTGTCAATCATCCTGCAGGACCCCATCTTGTTTAGTGGCTCCATAAG GTTCAATCTGGACCCGGAGCGGACGTGCAACGACGAGCGGCTGTGGGAAGCGCTGGAGATCGCTCAGCTGAAGAACATGGTCAAGGCGCTGCCGGGAGGTCTCG ATGCGGTGGTGACGGAGGGCGGCGAGAACTTCAGCGTGGGTCAGCGGCAGCTCTTCTGTTTGGCTCGGGCCTTCGTGCGGAAGAGCAGCATCCTCATCATGGACGAGGCCACCGCGTCCATCGACATGGCAACG GAGAACATCTTACAGAAAGTTGTGATGACGGCGTTTGCGGACCGGACCGTGGTCACCATCGCG caccgAGTGCACACCATCCTCACGGCCGACCTGGTCATCGTCATGAAGCGCGGCAACATCCTGGAGTACGACAAGCCCGAGACGCTCCTGGAGCAGGAGGACGGCGTGTTCGCCTCCTTCGTCAAGGCCGACATGTAA
- the abcc9 gene encoding ATP-binding cassette sub-family C member 9 isoform X3: MALSFCGNNRNKSGYNVDDGVLNNGCFLDALNLVPHVFLLFITFPILFIGWGSQSSKVQIHHNTWLHFPGHNLRWILTFSLLFVHVCEFAEGLVSNKMMDTNHLHLFVPAFMGFVAATTSVVYYHNIETSNFPKLLLVLFIYWVLAFITKSIKLWKFVVYNVGTPQMRFCITLLLVLLYGLLMAVEVNVIRIRKYVFFANPQKVKPPEDLQDLGVRFLQPFVNLLSKATYWWMNPLIIGAHKRPIELKKIGKLPIAMRALTNYLRLKDAYEDQRTAENPERAPSIWRSMYRAFGRPILLSSTFRYLADLLGFAGPLCIFGIVKNLTQEEVGANAAAAPDKIRERYFGVHFMLSTELLQNPSVLAVLLFLALVLQRTFLQASYYVTIQTGINLRGALLAMIYNKILRLSTSNMSMGEMTLGQINNLVAIETNQLMWFLFLCPNLWAMPVQIVMGVILLYYFMGWSALVGASVIVLLAPVQYLIATKLANMQKSTLEHSTDRLKKTSEILKGIKLLKLYAWENIFCGSVEETRGKELTSLKTFALYTTMSIFMNAAIPIAAVLVTFVMHVFNTKTGPSPEKAFATLALFNILVTPLFLLSTVVRFAVKALVSVQKLGEFLQSDEIGDDTWRNGEMSAPSEAARKHPAATKAINRKQPLRYQMDNYEQPSRRKMRPSETEDVAVKVSDGCFTWGSNLSTLTDINIRIPTGQLTMIVGQVGCGKSSLLLAMLGEMQSISGRVHWSKPPDGETFCQGTFSKNRYSVAYATQKSWLLNATVEDNITFGSPFNKQRYKAVIDACSLQLDIDLLPFGDQTEIGERGINLSGGQRQRICVARALYQNTNIVFLDDPFSALDIHLSDHLMQDGILKFLQDDKRTVVLVTHKLQYLIHADWIIAMKDGSVLREGTLKDIQTHDVELYDHWKTLMNRQDQELEKDMEQDSQTTLERKTLRRAFYSREAKNQVDDEDEEEEEEEDDEDNSSTITNRRSKVPWKLLKHSVIVAIDYWLAIWTSNRTNQTMALGPNGTCQIHVAGGNATLPGVVRLEDSFYLTVFMVLCAAGITLCLITSLTVEFLGLSAATKLHHNLLNKIIHAPLRFFDITPLGQILNRFSADTNIIDQHIPPTLESLTRSTLLCLSAIGVISSITQTFIIALVPLAVAFYFIQKYFRVASKDLQDLDDSTQLPLLCHFSETAEGLTTIRAFRHEARFKQRMLELTDTNNTAYLFLSAANRWLEVRTDYLGAVIVLAAAGASIWGLDCGQPSGGEVGLALTYALTVTNYLNWVVRNLADLEVQMAAVKKVNSFLSTESENYDGSMDSSQVPETWPQEGEIKIQDLCVRYDPMLKPVLKHVNADIQPGQKVGICGRTGSGKSSLSLAFFNMVDIFEGKIIIDGIDICKLPLQTLRSRLSIILQDPILFSGSIRFNLDPERTCNDERLWEALEIAQLKNMVKALPGGLDAVVTEGGENFSVGQRQLFCLARAFVRKSSILIMDEATASIDMATENILQKVVMTAFADRTVVTIAHRVHTILTADLVIVMKRGNILEYDKPETLLEQEDGVFASFVKADM, translated from the exons ATGGCCTTGTCGTTTTGCGGCAACAACCGGAACAAGAGCGGCTACAACGTGGACGACGGGGTTCTGAACAACGGCTGCTTCCTGGACGCCCTCAACCTGGTGCCTCACGTCTTCCTGCTCTTCATCACCTTCCCCATCCTCTTCATCG GGTGGGGCAGCCAAAGCTCCAAGGTGCAAATCCACCACAACACGTGGCTCCACTTCCCGGGACACAACCTCAGGTGGATCCTCACCTTCTCGCTGCTCTTCGTTCACGTCTGCGAGTTTGCCGAGGGCCTCGTGTCCAACAA GATGATGGACACCAACCACCTGCACCTGTTCGTGCCCGCCTTCATGGGCTTCGTGGCGGCCACCACGTCGGTGGTCTACTACCACAACATCGAGACCTCCAACTTCCCCAAACTTCTCCTCG TTCTGTTCATCTACTGGGTTCTGGCCTTCATCACCAAGTCCATCAAGCTGTGGAAGTTTGTGGTGTACAACGTGGGCACGCCGCAGATGCGGTTCTGCATCACgttgctgctggtgctgctctACGGCCTGCTCATGGCCGTCGAGGTCAACGTGATCAGGATCAGG AAGTACGTTTTCTTCGCCAACCCTCAGAAGGTGAAGCCCCCCGAAGACTTGCAGGACCTGGGGGTCCGGTTCCTGCAGCCCTTCGTCAACCTGCTGTCGAAG GCGACGTATTGGTGGATGAACCCCCTCATCATCGGCGCCCACAAGAGGCCAATCGAACTGAAGAAGATCGGCAAGCTGCCCATCGCCATGCGGGCTCTCACCAACTACCTGCGGCTTAAAGACGCCTACGAGGACCAGAGG ACGGCCGAGAACCCGGAGCGAGCGCCGTCCATCTGGCGCTCCATGTACCGCGCCTTCGGGCGACCGATCCTTCTCAGCAGCACCTTCCGCTACCTGGCCGACCTGCTGGGCTTCGCCGGGCCGCTCTGCATCTTTGGCATCGTCAAGAACCTGACGCAGGAGGAAGTCGGCGccaacgccgccgccgcgcccGACAAGATTAGG GAGAGGTACTTTGGCGTCCACTTCATGCTGTCCACCGAGCTGCTCCAGAACCCCTCGGTTCTGGCCGTCCTGCTCTTCCTGGCGCTGGTGCTGCAGAGGACCTTCTTGCAGGCGTCGTACTACGTCACCATCCAGACGGGCATCAACCTGCGGGGAGCCCTGTTA GCCATGATTTACAACAAAATCCTGCGTCTGTCCACGTCCAACATGTCCATGGGCGAGATGACGCTGGGCCAGATCAACAACCTGGTCGCCATAGAGACCAATCAGCTCATGTGGTTCCTGTTTTTGTGTCCCAATCTGTGGGCGATGCCTGTGCAG ATCGTGATGGGCGTCATTCTCCTGTACTACTTCATGGGTTGGAGCGCGTTAGTCGGCGCGTCCGTCATCGTTCTTCTGGCTCCGGTCCAGTACCTCATTGCTACCAAGCTGGCCAACATGCAGAAGAGCACACTG GAGCACTCCACCGATCGCCTGAAGAAGACCTCGGAGATCCTGAAGGGCATCAAGCTGTTGAAGCTTTACGCGTGGGAGAACATCTTCTGCGGCAGTGTGGAGGAGACGCGAGGCAAAGAGCTGACCAGCCTCAAGACTTTTGCTCTCTACACAACCATGTCCA TCTTTATGAACGCCGCCATTCCCATCGCTGCTGTTCTGGTG ACCTTCGTCATGCACGTCTTCAACACCAAGACCGGTCCCAGCCCCGAGAAGGCTTTTGCCACACTGGCGCTCTTCAACATCCTGGTCACGCCGCTCTTCCTGCTTTCCACTGTTGTCAGGTTTGCCGTCAAGGCCCTCGTCAG CGTCCAGAAGCTGGGCGAGTTCCTCCAGAGCGACGAGATCGGAGACGACACCTGGAGGAACGGAGAAATGTCCGCTCCCTCGGAGGCGGCCAGGAAACACCCTGCAGCG ACCAAAGCCATCAACAGGAAGCAGCCGCTACGCTACCAGATGGACAACTACGAGCAGCCGTCCAGGCGGAAGATGAGACCCAGTGAGACGGAAGATGTGGCCGTCAAG GTGAGCGACGGATGCTTCACCTGGGGAAGCAACCTGTCCACGCTGACCGACATCAACATCCGCATCCCGACAG GCCAGCTGACCATGATCGTGGGCCAGGTGGGCTGCGGGAAGTCGTCGCTGCTGCTCGCCATGCTGGGCGAGATGCAGAGCATCAGCGGCCGCGTCCACTGGAGCAA GCCGCCTGATGGCGAGACGTTCTGCCAGGGGACGTTCAG CAAGAACAGGTACTCGGTGGCCTACGCGACCCAGAAGTCCTGGCTGCTCAACGCCACCGTGGAGGACAACATCACCTTCGGGAGCCCCTTCAACAAGCAAAG GTACAAGGCGGTGATCGACGCCTGCTCGCTGCAACTGGACATCGACCTGCTCCCCTTCGGAGACCAAACGGAGATTGGAGAGCGA GGCATCAACCTGAGCGGCGGACAGCGTCAGAGGATCTGCGTGGCTCGAGCGCTCTACCAGAACACCAACATCGTCTTCCTG GACGACCCCTTCTCGGCACTGGACATCCACCTGAGCGACCACCTGATGCAGGACGGCATCCTCAAGTTCCTGCAGGACGACAAGCGGACCGTGGTTCTCGTCACCCACAAGCTGCAGTACCTCATCCATGCCGACTGG ATCATCGCAATGAAGGACGGCTCCGTGCTGAGGGAAGGAACCCTGAAGGACATCCAGACGCACGACGTGGAGCTCTACGACCACTGGAAGACGCTCATGAACCGGCAGGACCAGGAACTGGAGAAG GACATGGAGCAGGACAGTCAGACCACGCTGGAGAGGAAGACCCTCCGCCGAGCCTTCTACTCCAGAGAAGCCAAGAACCAGGTGGATGATGAGGACGAAG aggaagaagaggaggaagacgatGAGGATAACTCATCCACCATCACGAACAGAAGGTCAAAAGTCCCGTGGAAG CTCCTCAAGCACTCGGTCATCGTGGCCATCGACTATTGGTTGGCCATCTGGACCTCCAACCGCACCAACCAGACCATGGCGCTGGGACCCAACGGAACATGCCAGATCCACGTGGCCGGCGGGAACGCCACTCTCCCCGGCGTCGTCAGACTGGAG GACTCCTTCTACCTGACGGTGTTCATGGTCCTGTGCGCGGCTGGGATCACGCTGTGCCTCATCACCTCCCTCACCGTGGAGTTCCTCGGTCTCTCCGCCGCCACCAAGCTTCACCACAACCTGCTCAACAAGATCATCCACGCTCCTCTCAG GTTTTTTGACATCACCCCGCTGGGGCAGATCCTCAACAGATTCTCAGCGGATACAAACATCATCGACCAA CACATTCCGCCTACGCTGGAGTCTTTGACGCGTTCCACCTTGCTTTGCTTGTCTGCCATCGGGGTGATTTCCTCTATCACGCAGACCTTCATCATTGCGCTGGTCCCCCTTGCTGTCGCCTTTTACTTCATACAGAAGTACTTCCGGGTGGCCTCCAA agaccttcaggacctggatgaCTCCACACAGCTTCCACTGCTGTGCCACTTCTCCGAGACGGCCGAAGGTCTCACCACCATCAGAGCCTTTAG ACACGAGGCCCGCTTCAAGCAGCGCATGCTGGAGCTGACCGACACCAACAACACGGCCTACTTGTTCCTCTCGGCCGCCAACCGCTGGCTGGAGGTCCGCACG GACTACCTCGGCGCCGTCATCGTGCTGGCCGCAGCCGGGGCGTCCATTTGGGGTTTGGATTGCGGTCAGCCTTCGGGAGGCGAGGTGGGCCTGGCTCTCACTTACGCCCTCACG GTCACCAACTACTTGAACTGGGTGGTGAGGAACCTGGCCGACTTGGAGGTGCAGATGGCGGCGGTGAAAAAGGTCAACAGCTTCCTGAGTACTGAGTCTGAAAACTACGACGGATCCATGG ATTCTTCGCAGGTGCCAGAGACGTGGCCTCAAGAAGGAGAGATCAAGATCCAAGACCTGTGCGTGCGCTACGATCCCATGCTCAAGCCCGTGCTCAAGCACGTCAACGCCGACATCCAGCCGGGCCAGAAG GTGGGGATCTGCGGCCGCACGGGAAGCGGCAAGTCCTCGCTGTCCTTGGCCTTCTTCAACATGGTGGACATTTTTGAAG GAAAGATCATCATAGACGGGATCGACATCTGCAAACTCCCCCTGCAGACGCTCCGGTCTCGCCTGTCAATCATCCTGCAGGACCCCATCTTGTTTAGTGGCTCCATAAG GTTCAATCTGGACCCGGAGCGGACGTGCAACGACGAGCGGCTGTGGGAAGCGCTGGAGATCGCTCAGCTGAAGAACATGGTCAAGGCGCTGCCGGGAGGTCTCG ATGCGGTGGTGACGGAGGGCGGCGAGAACTTCAGCGTGGGTCAGCGGCAGCTCTTCTGTTTGGCTCGGGCCTTCGTGCGGAAGAGCAGCATCCTCATCATGGACGAGGCCACCGCGTCCATCGACATGGCAACG GAGAACATCTTACAGAAAGTTGTGATGACGGCGTTTGCGGACCGGACCGTGGTCACCATCGCG caccgAGTGCACACCATCCTCACGGCCGACCTGGTCATCGTCATGAAGCGCGGCAACATCCTGGAGTACGACAAGCCCGAGACGCTCCTGGAGCAGGAGGACGGCGTGTTCGCCTCCTTCGTCAAGGCCGACATGTAA